A section of the Deinococcus taeanensis genome encodes:
- a CDS encoding alpha-amylase family protein, whose product MSQPALSRTLLTRALRNAFDDDRDADTFALRLDRYGPELSESLQAAYGEQAQPLLAELLEVMLHAFHTRPADLRRLDEARLLNPDWLQAPDMLGYVTYTDRFAGTLKGMHDRLGYLEGLGVRYLHLMPLLKPRAGENDGGYAVQDYRAVREDLGSMDDLSALAADLRSRGMSLVLDLVLNHVAQEHDWARRARAGEPTFREYFHIYPDRTQPDAFERTLPEIFPDFAPGNFTWNEEAGGWVWTTFNTYQWDLNWANPAVLREFVDIILHLANRGVEVFRLDAIAFLWKRLGTDCQNQPEVHHLTRVLRACARIVAPAVAFKAEAIVAPADLIHYLGTRDHHGKVSDMAYHNSLMVQLWSSLASRDTRLFAQALSAFPPKPTNTTWGMYVRCHDDIGWAISDADAHAVGLSGPGHRHFLSDFYSGEFPGSFARGLVFQFNPQTGDRRISGTCASLAGLDAALEAGDPGRTDDAVRRILLLHAVTLGFGGVPLLYMGDELALLNDPAFGDTLEHAADNRWVHRPRMNWALAADAQASPATPHGRVNAGLRHLIRARQSLAHLHASIESRPVASPDPRVLLLRRDHPLGTFLGVYNFSEHPVHLPAHALRDHLGEHARDHVAGSAFTFGGHDVILEPYRALWLTQS is encoded by the coding sequence ATGTCTCAACCTGCCCTTTCCCGGACCCTGCTGACCCGGGCGCTGCGCAACGCCTTCGATGACGACCGCGACGCCGACACCTTCGCCCTGCGGCTGGACCGCTACGGTCCTGAACTCTCCGAAAGTCTTCAGGCCGCCTACGGCGAGCAGGCCCAGCCTCTGCTCGCCGAACTGCTGGAAGTCATGCTGCACGCCTTCCACACCCGGCCCGCCGACCTGCGCCGCCTGGATGAAGCCCGGCTCCTGAACCCCGACTGGCTGCAGGCACCGGACATGCTCGGGTACGTCACGTACACCGACCGGTTCGCCGGCACGCTCAAGGGAATGCACGACCGCCTGGGTTACCTGGAAGGCCTGGGCGTGCGGTACCTGCACCTCATGCCGCTGCTTAAACCCCGCGCGGGCGAGAACGACGGCGGGTACGCCGTGCAGGACTACCGGGCCGTGCGCGAGGACCTGGGCAGCATGGACGACCTGTCCGCCCTGGCCGCAGACCTGCGCAGCCGCGGCATGAGCCTCGTGCTGGACCTCGTGCTGAACCACGTGGCGCAGGAACACGACTGGGCCCGCCGGGCCCGTGCGGGTGAACCCACCTTCCGCGAGTACTTTCACATCTACCCCGACCGCACCCAGCCCGACGCGTTCGAACGGACCCTGCCCGAGATCTTCCCGGACTTCGCGCCCGGCAACTTCACCTGGAATGAAGAAGCAGGCGGATGGGTCTGGACCACCTTCAACACCTACCAGTGGGACCTGAACTGGGCCAACCCGGCCGTTCTGCGCGAGTTCGTGGACATCATCCTGCACCTTGCCAACCGCGGCGTGGAGGTCTTCCGCCTGGACGCCATCGCCTTCTTGTGGAAACGCCTGGGCACCGACTGCCAGAACCAGCCGGAAGTGCATCACCTGACCCGCGTGCTGCGCGCCTGCGCCCGCATCGTGGCGCCCGCCGTGGCGTTCAAGGCCGAAGCGATCGTGGCGCCCGCCGACCTGATCCACTACCTGGGCACCCGCGACCACCACGGCAAGGTGAGCGACATGGCCTACCACAACTCCCTGATGGTGCAGCTGTGGAGCAGCCTCGCCAGCCGCGACACGCGCCTGTTCGCGCAGGCGCTCTCCGCTTTCCCCCCCAAACCCACGAACACCACCTGGGGCATGTACGTCCGCTGCCACGACGACATCGGCTGGGCCATCAGCGACGCCGACGCGCACGCCGTGGGCCTCAGCGGACCCGGACACCGGCACTTCCTGTCGGACTTCTACAGCGGCGAGTTCCCCGGATCATTCGCGCGCGGCCTGGTGTTCCAGTTCAACCCGCAGACCGGAGACCGCCGCATCAGCGGCACCTGCGCCAGCCTCGCCGGGCTGGACGCCGCGCTCGAGGCCGGCGACCCGGGCCGCACCGACGACGCCGTGCGCCGCATCCTGCTGCTGCACGCCGTCACCCTGGGCTTCGGGGGCGTACCACTGCTGTACATGGGGGACGAACTGGCCCTGCTGAACGACCCGGCCTTCGGCGACACCCTGGAGCACGCCGCAGACAACCGCTGGGTGCATCGCCCCCGGATGAACTGGGCGCTGGCCGCCGACGCGCAGGCCAGCCCCGCCACCCCGCACGGCCGCGTGAACGCCGGACTGCGCCACCTGATCCGCGCCCGGCAGAGCCTCGCCCACCTGCACGCCAGCATCGAGAGCCGCCCGGTCGCCAGCCCCGATCCGCGCGTGCTGCTGCTCCGGCGCGACCACCCGCTGGGCACCTTCCTGGGGGTGTACAACTTCAGTGAGCACCCGGTGCACCTTCCCGCACACGCGCTGCGCGACCACCTGGGCGAACACGCCCGGGACCACGTGGCCGGCAGTGCGTTCACGTTCGGCGGGCACGACGTCATCCTGGAGCCCTACCGGGCCCTGTGGCTCACTCAGAGCTGA
- a CDS encoding response regulator, producing the protein MSRSFTVLLVEDELADAALFQDMLAEVTQEITVYHVEHGQEALDYLTRTGPYAGAIRPDLIVLDLNMPVLNGHEFLAQAKVVADLRAIPVLVLSTSDHPEDIHRAYDGYASGYVVKPGTYQEYTQVLDTIQAYWRGLVKLPSLEEIGSGWR; encoded by the coding sequence ATGTCCAGGTCATTCACCGTGCTGCTCGTGGAAGACGAACTTGCGGACGCCGCTCTCTTTCAGGACATGCTGGCGGAAGTCACGCAGGAGATCACCGTCTACCACGTCGAGCACGGCCAGGAAGCCCTGGACTACCTGACCCGCACCGGCCCGTACGCCGGCGCAATCCGGCCCGACCTGATCGTGCTGGACCTGAACATGCCGGTCCTGAACGGCCACGAGTTCCTCGCGCAGGCCAAGGTCGTGGCGGACCTGCGCGCCATCCCGGTGCTGGTGCTGTCCACGTCCGACCATCCGGAGGACATTCACCGCGCCTATGACGGGTACGCCAGCGGGTACGTCGTGAAGCCTGGCACCTACCAGGAGTACACCCAGGTTCTCGACACCATCCAGGCATACTGGCGCGGTCTGGTGAAGCTGCCCAGCCTGGAAGAGATCGGCAGTGGCTGGCGCTGA
- the rplT gene encoding 50S ribosomal protein L20 yields the protein MPRAKTGIVRRRRHKKVLKRAKGFWGSRSRQYRNAFQTLLNAATYEYRDRRNKKRDFRRLWIQRINAGARLHGMNYSTFIGGLKKAGIDLNRKVLADIAAREPEAFRALVDAAKNGR from the coding sequence ATGCCTCGCGCCAAAACCGGTATCGTCCGCCGTCGCCGTCACAAGAAGGTCCTGAAGCGCGCCAAGGGCTTCTGGGGCTCCCGCAGCAGGCAGTACCGCAACGCCTTCCAGACGTTGCTGAACGCGGCCACCTACGAGTACCGCGACCGCCGCAACAAGAAGCGTGACTTCCGCCGCCTGTGGATCCAGCGTATCAACGCCGGCGCCCGCCTGCACGGCATGAACTACAGCACCTTCATCGGTGGTCTGAAGAAGGCCGGCATCGACCTGAACCGCAAGGTGCTCGCCGACATTGCCGCGCGTGAACCCGAAGCCTTCCGCGCGCTCGTGGACGCCGCCAAGAACGGTAGGTAA
- a CDS encoding sensor histidine kinase, giving the protein MTHPSVAPVRFAVAAFDALAAQVALLDRHGEIMAVNAAWRAFAQENGGADSVGANYLALCDATCGEDRENAAQMAAGIRAVLSGEEALFELEYPCHSPAEQRYFMVRVTAFTQDGLRYAVVAHENITRRKLAELEIVRLNRTLEERVEARTRELELSQAILARQNAELEDRNQALAQFAYVASHDLQEPLRTLGAYADILRHRYAGRQLDDRADTYLMHIAEQVFRARQLVRDILTLSNVAAQPPMKVLDLGALADEVGRSLPWPEGAQSSRAELPRVRANAAQVRQLLTNLLGNAIKFRSDRPLRVHLDGHAEGAWVHFTLRDNGIGIAPKHAEQVFVMFQRLHSRTLTGGNGIGLAVCRKVVERHGGRIWIDPEQEAGIAVHFTLPAASGPVSSE; this is encoded by the coding sequence GTGACCCACCCTTCTGTCGCGCCGGTGCGTTTCGCTGTGGCGGCCTTTGACGCCCTGGCGGCGCAGGTGGCGCTGCTGGACAGGCACGGCGAGATCATGGCAGTGAACGCGGCGTGGCGGGCGTTTGCGCAGGAGAACGGCGGTGCGGACAGCGTCGGTGCGAATTACCTGGCGCTGTGCGACGCGACGTGCGGGGAGGACCGTGAGAACGCCGCGCAGATGGCGGCGGGCATCCGGGCGGTGCTGTCTGGCGAGGAGGCGCTGTTTGAACTGGAGTACCCGTGCCACTCGCCGGCGGAGCAACGGTATTTCATGGTGCGCGTCACGGCGTTCACGCAGGATGGCCTGCGGTACGCGGTGGTGGCGCATGAGAACATCACGCGGCGCAAGCTGGCGGAGCTGGAGATTGTGCGTCTGAACCGCACGCTGGAGGAGCGGGTTGAGGCCCGCACGCGGGAACTGGAGCTCAGTCAGGCGATCCTGGCGCGGCAGAACGCGGAGCTCGAGGACCGCAACCAGGCGCTCGCGCAGTTCGCGTACGTCGCCAGTCATGACCTTCAGGAGCCGCTGCGGACGCTGGGCGCGTACGCGGACATTCTGCGGCACCGGTACGCGGGCAGGCAGCTGGACGACCGGGCGGACACGTACCTGATGCACATTGCGGAGCAGGTGTTCCGCGCGCGGCAGCTCGTACGGGACATTCTGACGCTGTCGAACGTGGCCGCGCAGCCGCCCATGAAAGTGCTGGATCTGGGTGCCCTGGCCGATGAGGTGGGGCGCTCGCTGCCCTGGCCGGAAGGCGCGCAGTCCTCGCGCGCAGAGCTGCCGCGCGTGCGGGCCAACGCCGCGCAGGTGCGTCAGCTGCTGACCAACCTGCTGGGGAACGCCATCAAGTTCCGGTCGGACCGGCCCCTGCGGGTGCATCTGGACGGGCACGCGGAGGGGGCGTGGGTGCACTTCACGCTGCGTGACAACGGCATCGGGATCGCACCGAAACACGCTGAGCAGGTCTTCGTGATGTTCCAGCGGCTGCACAGCCGCACCCTGACCGGTGGGAACGGCATCGGGCTTGCGGTGTGCCGCAAGGTGGTCGAGCGGCATGGGGGCCGCATCTGGATTGACCCGGAACAGGAGGCGGGCATCGCGGTGCATTTCACGCTGCCCGCCGCGTCAGGGCCGGTCAGCTCTGAGTGA
- a CDS encoding ABC transporter substrate-binding protein, with protein MKRALFPLLTLSLIASAGAQQARELRLGVFPNVTHAAGLVGVQRGLIQKNLPDGVKLVVKEFANGSQINEAYAAGAIDAAYVGPGPAMNAFLRGVPIQVYAGAANAGAVLVARKDSGVRTVRNLSGKKVAVPTRGSTQDISLRHLLHENGLKATDEGGTVTIVPIDPANMPAAFAARQVDAALVQEPWGAVMETQGARLIVNEKGIWEGGNYTTTVLTVNTKYAASNPETVRGLLRGHLAAITYIKSSNAGAQKAIAEQIAAFTGKRPNTAELFKALARTRVTWDINLKTLAEYAQLNKEAGFARDVPDFGRFVNLDLIRSLAR; from the coding sequence ATGAAGCGTGCCCTGTTCCCCCTCCTCACCCTGAGCCTGATCGCCAGCGCCGGCGCACAGCAGGCCCGTGAACTGCGGCTGGGCGTGTTCCCCAACGTCACCCACGCCGCCGGCCTTGTTGGCGTGCAACGCGGCCTGATCCAGAAAAACCTCCCCGACGGCGTGAAACTCGTCGTGAAGGAATTTGCCAACGGCAGCCAGATCAACGAAGCCTACGCCGCCGGCGCCATCGACGCCGCCTACGTCGGCCCCGGCCCGGCCATGAACGCCTTCCTGCGCGGCGTGCCCATTCAGGTGTACGCCGGCGCCGCCAACGCCGGCGCGGTCCTCGTGGCCCGCAAGGACAGCGGCGTACGGACCGTCAGAAACCTGAGCGGCAAGAAGGTTGCCGTGCCCACCCGCGGCAGCACCCAGGACATCAGTCTGCGCCACCTGCTGCACGAAAACGGCCTGAAAGCCACCGACGAGGGCGGCACCGTCACCATCGTGCCCATTGATCCGGCCAACATGCCCGCCGCGTTTGCCGCCAGGCAGGTGGACGCCGCCCTGGTGCAGGAACCCTGGGGCGCCGTCATGGAAACGCAGGGCGCCCGGCTCATCGTGAACGAGAAGGGCATCTGGGAAGGCGGGAACTACACCACCACCGTCCTGACCGTGAACACGAAGTACGCCGCGAGCAATCCCGAAACGGTCAGGGGCCTGCTGCGCGGGCACCTGGCGGCCATCACTTACATCAAGAGCAGCAACGCCGGCGCGCAGAAAGCCATCGCCGAGCAGATCGCCGCATTCACCGGCAAGCGGCCCAACACGGCCGAACTGTTCAAGGCGCTGGCCCGCACCCGCGTGACCTGGGACATCAACCTGAAAACCCTGGCGGAGTACGCGCAGCTGAACAAGGAAGCGGGCTTCGCGCGGGACGTGCCGGACTTCGGCCGGTTCGTGAACCTGGACCTGATCCGCAGTCTTGCCCGCTGA
- a CDS encoding tetratricopeptide repeat-containing diguanylate cyclase, with product MTPLDARLEDAWQRRELEPDRSRSLLQGVTPDAAGPLGAAAWLVMDGYLKFRDAQQAGALEAAASALKILEAHPASWWFSRALNVRSCALLELGEWEPALVSLRAQLSACHANGDRETEGCALHDLGVMHTRRDPPRAAVYLRAAGALFTELEHGVGQTYVAWSDGELMEALDRPAEALTLYRKALTLAERHGHHFMEVLVLSRLGELAVAQGREAEGEVWLRRALAQQNARPDRPLWVSVPPMVHLLRLSGRLTEAREVLDAQLARAQAAGMIAPQPLMHELLSEVLEQLGEPEAALKHARAHLRLVRQELAEEQERRVRGLEVLHRTELAEREAQLQRQQNEALRSALADLETLHREVERVSLTDELTGIANRHALMTRGAALAAGLTRPAAVAMVDVDHFKRVNDEYGHDGGDRALRAFAQHLAGGLGPGELVARFGGEEFVVLWPGVGVAEAQRRLEGMRRALVEVRVPGLPAALRLSFTGGVVPLLGGDLLGALRRADELLLRGKRQGRAAVLADVAGT from the coding sequence ATGACTCCCCTGGACGCGCGGCTGGAGGACGCCTGGCAGCGCCGCGAACTCGAACCGGACCGCAGCCGCAGCCTGCTGCAGGGCGTGACCCCGGACGCGGCCGGGCCGCTGGGGGCCGCAGCGTGGCTGGTCATGGACGGGTACCTGAAGTTCCGGGACGCCCAGCAGGCCGGGGCGCTGGAGGCCGCCGCCTCGGCCCTGAAGATCCTGGAGGCCCACCCGGCCTCGTGGTGGTTCTCGCGGGCCCTGAACGTCCGCAGCTGCGCGCTGCTGGAGCTCGGCGAGTGGGAACCGGCACTGGTGTCGTTGCGCGCGCAGCTCTCGGCGTGCCACGCGAACGGGGACCGGGAGACCGAGGGCTGCGCGCTGCATGACCTGGGCGTGATGCACACGCGGCGCGATCCGCCGCGGGCGGCCGTGTACCTGCGCGCGGCCGGAGCGCTGTTCACGGAGCTGGAGCACGGGGTGGGCCAGACGTACGTGGCGTGGAGCGACGGGGAACTCATGGAGGCCCTGGACCGCCCGGCAGAAGCGCTGACGCTGTACCGCAAGGCGCTGACGCTGGCCGAACGGCACGGGCATCACTTCATGGAGGTGCTGGTCCTGTCGCGCCTGGGGGAGCTGGCGGTGGCCCAGGGGCGTGAGGCGGAAGGTGAGGTGTGGCTGCGCCGCGCGCTGGCGCAGCAGAACGCCCGCCCGGACCGGCCGCTGTGGGTGTCGGTGCCGCCGATGGTGCATCTGCTGCGCCTCAGCGGCCGCCTCACGGAGGCCCGGGAGGTGCTGGACGCTCAGCTGGCGCGGGCGCAGGCGGCGGGCATGATCGCGCCGCAGCCGCTGATGCATGAACTGCTCTCAGAGGTGCTCGAGCAGCTGGGCGAGCCGGAGGCGGCGCTGAAGCACGCGCGGGCGCACCTGCGGCTGGTGCGGCAGGAACTCGCGGAGGAGCAGGAGCGGCGGGTGCGGGGGCTGGAGGTGCTGCACCGTACGGAACTGGCCGAGCGTGAAGCGCAGCTGCAGCGGCAGCAGAACGAGGCGCTGCGTTCGGCGCTGGCGGATCTGGAGACGCTGCACCGGGAGGTGGAGCGGGTCAGTCTGACCGATGAGCTGACCGGCATTGCCAACCGGCATGCGCTGATGACGCGCGGGGCGGCGCTGGCCGCGGGGCTGACCCGGCCGGCGGCGGTGGCGATGGTGGACGTGGATCACTTCAAGCGGGTGAACGACGAGTACGGGCATGACGGCGGGGACCGGGCGCTGCGGGCGTTTGCGCAGCATCTGGCGGGGGGGCTGGGGCCGGGTGAACTGGTGGCGCGTTTTGGCGGGGAGGAGTTCGTGGTGCTGTGGCCGGGGGTGGGGGTCGCAGAGGCGCAGCGGCGGCTGGAGGGCATGAGACGCGCGCTGGTGGAGGTGCGGGTGCCGGGACTGCCGGCGGCACTGCGGCTGTCGTTCACGGGGGGTGTGGTGCCCCTGCTGGGTGGGGACCTGCTGGGCGCGCTGCGGCGGGCCGATGAACTGCTGCTGCGGGGTAAGCGGCAGGGGCGCGCGGCTGTGCTGGCAGACGTGGCTGGCACCTAG
- the rpmI gene encoding 50S ribosomal protein L35 has protein sequence MPKMKTLKAASRRVKITGTGKVMAFKSGKRHQNTGKSGSEIRGKGKGFVLAKSEWARMKLMLPKGK, from the coding sequence ATGCCGAAGATGAAGACACTGAAAGCGGCCAGCCGCCGGGTGAAGATCACCGGGACCGGCAAGGTCATGGCGTTCAAGAGTGGCAAGCGCCACCAGAACACCGGCAAGAGCGGCAGCGAGATCCGCGGTAAAGGCAAGGGTTTCGTCCTCGCCAAGAGTGAATGGGCCCGCATGAAACTCATGCTGCCGAAGGGGAAGTGA
- the proS gene encoding proline--tRNA ligase, with amino-acid sequence MTQGGSKADKKAQQYGVTPQSVDFNDWYNEVVKKADLADNSPVAGAMVVRPYGSALWENIQRWLDDRFKATGHESLVFPTLIPMGFIMKEADHVEGFAPELFTVSKIGTEELAEPYVLRPTSETIIGHMWSGWLNSYRDLPFLHYQWGSVFRAELRTKAFLRTSEFYWHEGHTAHASEPEARGEVRQMLDIYHEFCRDVLALPVVRGEKTASERFAGAVATYSIEGMMRDGKALQSGTSHYLGQNFSRAFDVKFQTREQREEYAHTTSWAISSRIIGAIIMTHGDDAGLIMPPRIAPIQVVVIPVGRKDNFDQMVEEGERLAAELRALGLKVKVDRRDGVTNGFKYNDWELKGVPVRIELGPRDLESGVVVVKSRNSDEKETLPRAEAVSGMPARLDGIHDWLLARATEFLLTRTVETDDYGTFQQKIEEGHWVRAYHCGDAACEKSIKEDTKATTRNVPLDDAEFFSEAGQGACVKCAQPGAYGKRVIFGRQY; translated from the coding sequence ATGACGCAAGGTGGCAGCAAGGCGGACAAGAAGGCGCAGCAGTACGGGGTTACCCCGCAGAGCGTGGATTTCAACGACTGGTACAACGAGGTTGTGAAGAAGGCCGACCTGGCCGACAACAGCCCTGTGGCCGGCGCGATGGTGGTGCGGCCGTACGGCAGCGCGCTGTGGGAGAACATTCAGCGGTGGCTGGACGATCGGTTCAAGGCCACCGGGCACGAGTCGCTGGTCTTCCCCACCCTGATTCCGATGGGGTTCATCATGAAGGAAGCCGATCACGTGGAGGGTTTCGCGCCGGAACTGTTCACGGTCAGCAAGATCGGCACGGAGGAACTCGCCGAGCCGTACGTGCTGCGGCCCACGTCCGAGACGATCATCGGGCACATGTGGAGCGGCTGGCTGAACTCCTACCGGGACCTGCCGTTCCTGCATTACCAGTGGGGCAGCGTATTCCGCGCGGAGCTGCGCACGAAGGCGTTCCTGCGCACCAGCGAGTTCTACTGGCATGAGGGGCACACCGCGCACGCCAGTGAACCTGAGGCGCGCGGCGAGGTGCGGCAGATGCTGGACATCTACCACGAGTTCTGCCGGGACGTGCTGGCCCTGCCGGTGGTGCGCGGCGAGAAGACCGCCAGCGAACGTTTTGCGGGCGCGGTCGCCACGTACTCCATCGAGGGCATGATGCGTGACGGGAAGGCGCTGCAGAGCGGCACCAGCCACTACCTGGGGCAGAACTTCAGCCGGGCGTTCGACGTGAAGTTCCAGACGCGCGAGCAGCGCGAGGAGTACGCGCACACGACGTCCTGGGCAATCAGCAGCCGGATTATCGGGGCGATCATCATGACGCACGGCGACGACGCCGGGCTGATCATGCCGCCCCGCATCGCGCCGATTCAGGTGGTGGTGATCCCGGTGGGGCGCAAGGACAACTTCGACCAGATGGTGGAGGAAGGTGAGCGGCTCGCGGCAGAGCTGCGGGCCCTGGGCCTGAAGGTGAAAGTGGACCGGCGTGACGGCGTCACGAACGGCTTCAAGTACAACGACTGGGAGCTCAAGGGCGTGCCGGTGCGCATCGAGCTCGGCCCCCGCGACCTGGAGAGCGGGGTGGTGGTCGTGAAGAGCCGCAACAGTGACGAGAAGGAAACGCTGCCACGCGCCGAGGCCGTGAGCGGCATGCCTGCCCGCCTGGACGGCATTCATGACTGGCTGCTGGCGCGCGCCACCGAGTTCCTGCTGACCCGCACCGTGGAGACGGATGACTACGGCACCTTCCAGCAGAAGATCGAGGAGGGCCACTGGGTGCGGGCCTACCACTGCGGGGACGCGGCGTGCGAGAAGAGCATCAAGGAGGACACCAAAGCCACGACCCGCAACGTGCCGCTGGATGACGCGGAGTTCTTCAGCGAAGCCGGTCAGGGCGCGTGCGTGAAGTGCGCTCAGCCGGGCGCCTACGGCAAGCGCGTGATTTTCGGCCGGCAGTACTGA
- a CDS encoding alpha/beta fold hydrolase yields MPTIQTQHAHAPQTELYYETYGQGRPVVLIHGWPLSGRMWEGQIDALRHAGYQVVAYDRRGFGQSGKTATGYTYDVFAADLRDLLRALNLNDVTLVGFSMGGGEVSRYAGLYGTERLRSAMLVASVAPYLMKTADNPDGGPSEQDIEGMVQQVAQNRPQFLAGFTRKFLNWDQFGAQLGDEFLEFAASLYLQASPVATQECVRAFSETDFRQDLASLTVPTLVVHGDQDQIVPLEASGQRVAQYQPGAQLHVMKGAPHGLNATHNDEFNRILLEFVAR; encoded by the coding sequence ATGCCCACCATTCAGACCCAGCACGCCCACGCCCCACAGACCGAGCTGTACTACGAAACCTACGGGCAGGGCCGCCCCGTGGTGCTGATTCACGGCTGGCCGCTGTCCGGCCGGATGTGGGAAGGGCAGATCGACGCGCTGCGGCACGCCGGGTACCAGGTGGTCGCCTACGACCGCCGCGGCTTCGGACAGAGTGGCAAGACCGCCACCGGCTACACCTACGACGTGTTTGCTGCCGACCTGCGCGACCTGCTGAGGGCCCTGAACCTGAATGACGTTACGCTGGTGGGTTTCTCCATGGGCGGCGGAGAAGTGAGCCGCTACGCGGGCCTGTACGGCACTGAGCGGCTGCGCAGCGCCATGCTTGTGGCGTCGGTCGCCCCGTACCTGATGAAAACCGCGGACAACCCGGACGGAGGCCCGAGTGAGCAGGACATCGAGGGCATGGTGCAGCAGGTGGCGCAGAACCGCCCGCAGTTCCTGGCCGGGTTCACGAGGAAGTTTCTGAACTGGGATCAGTTCGGCGCGCAGCTGGGTGACGAGTTCCTGGAGTTCGCCGCGAGTCTGTACCTGCAGGCGTCGCCGGTCGCCACGCAGGAATGCGTGCGCGCCTTCAGCGAGACGGACTTCCGGCAGGACCTGGCGAGCCTGACTGTGCCGACCTTGGTCGTGCATGGCGACCAGGATCAGATCGTGCCTCTGGAAGCCAGCGGGCAGCGGGTGGCGCAGTATCAGCCGGGCGCGCAGCTGCACGTCATGAAAGGCGCGCCGCACGGCCTGAACGCCACGCACAACGATGAATTCAACCGGATTCTGCTGGAGTTCGTGGCCCGCTGA
- a CDS encoding GntR family transcriptional regulator, with product MAKYPLIKTTLKDRLLGGHYAEGLPLPSEPQLAREFEVSRMTARRAIDELEREGYVYRVQGAGTFPTGKRFRQGMFRVRPFKEWARHPDHRTTVLRAMQIEATPEIAIVLQIQPGDPVIFVHRLRTAGDEALVIEKRYINGSLVPALLDHNLGAESIHEIMISLGVPLQRVEQNLEAVNLRQEEADLLRVPLGTAAFLLRRTTYSGQKRASYVNYWVRGDRYAFQDTFEP from the coding sequence ATGGCGAAGTACCCGCTCATCAAGACGACCCTGAAAGACCGCCTGCTCGGCGGCCACTACGCCGAAGGGCTCCCGCTGCCCAGCGAACCGCAGCTTGCCCGCGAGTTCGAAGTCTCCCGCATGACTGCCCGCCGCGCCATCGACGAACTGGAACGCGAAGGCTACGTCTACCGCGTCCAGGGGGCCGGCACCTTTCCCACTGGCAAACGCTTCCGGCAGGGCATGTTCCGCGTCCGCCCCTTCAAGGAATGGGCCCGCCACCCCGACCACCGCACCACGGTCCTGCGCGCCATGCAGATCGAGGCCACCCCGGAAATCGCCATCGTGCTCCAGATTCAGCCGGGCGACCCTGTGATTTTCGTGCACCGCCTGCGCACCGCCGGTGACGAGGCCCTCGTCATCGAGAAACGGTACATCAACGGTTCACTCGTCCCTGCGCTCCTGGACCACAACCTTGGCGCAGAAAGCATCCATGAGATCATGATCAGCCTCGGCGTGCCGCTGCAACGCGTCGAGCAGAACCTGGAAGCCGTCAACCTCCGCCAGGAGGAAGCGGACCTGCTGCGCGTGCCGCTGGGCACCGCGGCCTTCCTGCTGCGCCGCACCACCTACAGCGGGCAGAAACGCGCCAGTTACGTCAACTACTGGGTGCGCGGCGACCGTTACGCCTTCCAGGACACCTTCGAACCCTGA